The segment CCTCACCATGAGGGCAGGATTCCAGAGAGACAGCTGGATCCAGTCCATTCACCACACTGACGGTCCCACAGTCCCCAGCAACACGCTGGGTGCCGACAGATCACTGTGCCTAACACGCCCCATGGATGCCCCATGAATCAGTGAGGTTCACATTGCCTAAGCCCAGGGATTTTTGGCAACCAAGGAGGAGCCCCAGAGCTGCTACACTTTGGGGCCTCTCAGGGACCCAGGACTCCTTGGCTGCTCAGAGGAGAAGGACTCAGCCCTTGCCTGAGTTCAGAGAGAAGACAGAGCATCCACAGCTTTTTCTAGCAGTGCCCAGAAGCAGCATCAGGGCAGCCGGCGAGGAGACCTCACCGCACTCGCCCCACCGGGGTCCCGTCTCTGCACCAGGAGGCCTCAATGTACAGAGaggtttttgtcttgtttcttctTAACCACTGATGATGGCATAAAGGTCTTCTGGAGGGGATGGCCCAGAGGCCTTTCAGGGAGGCCCCCTGATGCAATCCtgtggaaaaaggaaggaagctctagactagggggaaaaaacaaaggtAATGATGGCAGACTTCCGGGATTAAGAATCCGCCTACTCAGGGCAGGaatgggtgggggatggggaggagggatagttagggagcttgaaaaggtcatgtacacactgctatattcaaaatgcataaccaacaaggacctactgtacagcacacggaactctcctcagtgttctgtggcagcctggatgcgaGCGGGgattgggggagaatggatacaggcaTGTGTGTGGCTctgtccctttgctattcacctgaaactactaaaacattgttaattggccatGAAAATGAAGGTGgtagtcactcagatgtgtccgactctttgcgaccctatggactgtagcccgccagactcctctgtccatgggatttcccaggcaagaatactggagtgggttgccattcccttctccaggggatctttgtgaccagggattgaacccaggtctcctgcattgcagcaaggctctactctctgagccactagggaagccctgggaagggGGAAATCACCAGGGTTGCAATATAGCCATGGAATAATCAGTTAcatcccaacacaaaataaaaaggtttttttaaaaaaaaaaaaaaaaaggaatctgccTACTACTGTAGTGGACATGagctccatccctggtttgggaagatcacaCAGTctgcaaggcaactaagcccacgcgccCCAACCACTATAGCCGGTGtgtcccagagcctgtgctcaacaaagagaagccagcacagtgagaagcccacacacaacaGAACAGCCCCCGGGGCACACTAGAGCAAGCCCaagctgcaacaaagatccagcaccgCCAAAACTTCATCTTCAAAAAAAAGTAATGATGGCCCCAGAGTTGACCACAATTGTGCAAAGCCTAAAGGATGTTAATTGATGGGGCTAAGCCCCGCTGGAGAGTTATTCCATGAAGACCCTCACCCCCAGCACCCACTGTGGCATTCTGTATGCACTACCTTGCTTTCCTGGGGAAACCCAGGGAGGTGACCTAAGTTTCAGCTTTGAGGGCTGAGGGCTTGCTGGGTTCACATGATGATTTCCTATCTTTTGGTCTGGCTCACCATGTGGCCTCGGGAAGATGacttccctccccagcccagtTCTCAGCCTCCTCATCTATAAGTGGGGCTTTTTAACTACTTTGTTTCTTCCCGCAACCTCTCCAAGccttgttatttagttgctcaattgtgtccaactctgtgaccccatgaactgtagcccatcaggctccactctccatgggattctccagacaaaaatactggagtgggttgccatccccttctccaggggatcttccagatccaggtatcaaactcgggtctcctgcatcacaggcagattctttaccgctgagccaccagggaagccttctccaAGACTACCTCTCTCAAATTTTGCAGGGACAAAAATAACAACTGGCAGCACAACCTCAGCCTcctagctcatcaggctcctccttCTGCCCTGCGCTGGGCAGGGTGACAGGACTCACCTGGGGGCTGGGTCACAGGACTCACTGGGGACAGGACCGTCGGCAGAGGTGGCAGGTTCAGTAGGTCGAGGGCTGCCCCACCTGATCCGGTTGAGCAGCATCTTGACTTTGTTCCAGTGGGAGCGAGCCCCCTGAGCAGAGGGTGAGGGGGTCACCCAGGGTCCCTCTTCACAACATACCCCTGACCAAGCTCCCACAGATAGTTGTCACCATAATCAGGACAACTGCTCCAAATAGGAATCCTCTCATATTCTAGCTTTCAGGGTATCCACACATCCCAAccatcccacccccatcccatcctgTCACCTGGCCccacacatcagttcagtcactcagttgtgtccgactctttgcgaccccatggactgccacacaccaggcttcccactgcagcaggccaggccccaCATATATCCCTCACCTACCTTGTGTTCCTGGGAGGATGAGAAGGTGTGAGCTGGCTCCGCCAGGGCCTCTGACAGCCTGGGAGGGCTGGCACTGGGTGCCCCTACCTTTGGGGGTGAAGCTGTTTTTGCTCCTTCAGAAAGATAATCCGGTTACCCCAGGCAAGGAACAGCAAGGCACTCATCAAGCCCAGAGCTCAGGCGGTCTGCCTGTGGGGCCCTGGGCGGGCACGATGCAGAGGGAGATGCAGTTGGCGCtcacctgtctcctctgtctgGCTGAGCCGTTCCCATGGCCCGTGCACCTCACTGTCTGGGGCGTCAGAAGGCAGAGGTAAAGGCGCCAGggttgtctcctcctcctcttcaggaTCCTGTGTACAGGAGAGACGGGCTCTCTGGGCCTGGCTAGAGGGCTGAGGCTGTTCTGAAGGGAGTCCTGGTTTCAGAGGTCCCAcgatcctctgcctcccccactcACCTGCCCACCAGCCGGCCTGCCCACCCACAGCTCACTCACCCCAGGGCCGCTCTGAGTCTGAAGCTGCAGACAGAGCCGCTGTAAATTTGCCACCTGCTCCAGCACCAGGCACAGGTGTTCCAGATAGCGAAGACCCTGCCCTGGAAGGCCGGGGCAGGCTTCAGGCCCTAAGCCCTCCACCTGTGGGACACAGTGAGATCAGGGAGACTTCTAAACCCAGCCAGACTCCCACCCAACAGGCCAGTAGATGGAGGCAGAATAAGTAAGAGGAGGAACACACACCCAGCTGGTCACCACCAGGTAGGCCCCAAGCCCTGCCCATCTCGacacagctgggggtggggggtgaggtgaGACGTCCCATCCAACCCATCAATTAGAGGCAAGGAATGCCCTgccccggcttccctggtggctcagatggtaaaaagtctcCCTGAAacgtgggagactcaggtttgatccctgggttgggaagatcccctggaaaagggaatggcaatccactccagtattcatgcctggagaattccagggacagaggagcctggcaagctgcaggtGCCAGGGTTGTCTCCTCCTGCAGTTCAcaggggtcgccaagagttggacatgattgagtcacacacacacacacacacacacacacacacacacacacacacacacacgataccCGCCTGAGAGAGTTCCAGGGAGAACAAGGTTGGggcgggggtgtgggggaggtCAGGGGGAGTCCATCTCCATCCCACCCTTGAGAGTTGGCACTTACCACCTCTGCTTGTTCCAGGCCATCCTCTGGATCACTCTCTGCCTCGGTGGCCTCCTGTCCCCTTGCTTCAGAATGGGGCATTTCACAGCCAGGCGGCAGCTCTGGGGAGTGGCAGCGCTGTGACAAGCTGGCGGGGGGAACGGAGAACCGGCGGGAGCGCTCCAGCACCTGCTCCAACTTACGGCTGGCTAGAAGCCGGCTTAGGGGGGCAGGAGGCTCCAGGGCGCCAAGGGCCAGGGACTCAGCGCTCCCCAGGGGCTCAAAGTTCAGAGAGTCTTGAGAAAAGCCGGGTGAGGTGGCCGGGGAGCTGTCCCCAACCGCCATCTCCACTCCTGAGTCCTGGGAGGCCAGTTTGAGAAGTGGCACGTGCCCCTGGGGATCTCTCAGCGCGTCTTGCCCCTTCCAGGAGTCCGATGAGCAAACTGGAGCCACATCTGGGATCTGTCTGTAGGTGCTCATGACTCCAGGCACTACACAACCATGTGTCAGGTCCTCGCCAACCCCATCTGCAAGGAGAGTCGGTCATCAGGCTGGGCCGGCTGCACCAACATTCCTGCAACTTGTGGCGTTCCCCGGGGAGGAGTGTCCTGGGTCAGAGGTGACAGGAGACCGGCGGACCACAGCCACGTCCAGATATC is part of the Cervus elaphus chromosome 16, mCerEla1.1, whole genome shotgun sequence genome and harbors:
- the C16H8orf58 gene encoding uncharacterized protein C8orf58 homolog isoform X2, with product MSTYRQIPDVAPVCSSDSWKGQDALRDPQGHVPLLKLASQDSGVEMAVGDSSPATSPGFSQDSLNFEPLGSAESLALGALEPPAPLSRLLASRKLEQVLERSRRFSVPPASLSQRCHSPELPPGCEMPHSEARGQEATEAESDPEDGLEQAEVVEGLGPEACPGLPGQGLRYLEHLCLVLEQVANLQRLCLQLQTQSGPGDPEEEEETTLAPLPLPSDAPDSEVHGPWERLSQTEETGAKTASPPKVGAPSASPPRLSEALAEPAHTFSSSQEHKGARSHWNKVKMLLNRIRWGSPRPTEPATSADGPVPSESCDPAPRIASGGLPERPLGHPLQKTFMPSSVVKKKQDKNLSVH
- the C16H8orf58 gene encoding uncharacterized protein C8orf58 homolog isoform X1 → MLGRRRLFAVEPLGGRDGVGEDLTHGCVVPGVMSTYRQIPDVAPVCSSDSWKGQDALRDPQGHVPLLKLASQDSGVEMAVGDSSPATSPGFSQDSLNFEPLGSAESLALGALEPPAPLSRLLASRKLEQVLERSRRFSVPPASLSQRCHSPELPPGCEMPHSEARGQEATEAESDPEDGLEQAEVVEGLGPEACPGLPGQGLRYLEHLCLVLEQVANLQRLCLQLQTQSGPGDPEEEEETTLAPLPLPSDAPDSEVHGPWERLSQTEETGAKTASPPKVGAPSASPPRLSEALAEPAHTFSSSQEHKGARSHWNKVKMLLNRIRWGSPRPTEPATSADGPVPSESCDPAPRIASGGLPERPLGHPLQKTFMPSSVVKKKQDKNLSVH